The DNA region ACTATCTTCAGTAATTTCATCGTTATTCTCTTTACCACACATATAACCCCATGATACAGTTGTACCTGCTGAGTCAAAATACATAATCCGGCAACGATTTTGACATTTATCGCAGTGCTTTTCACGAAATTCTATCACTTGTTCATCCAAATCCCAACCCTTAAAAGAAGATTTTTCAATTACTGCTTGCTCACTTAAGAGTTCTGTTAATCCTAAAGCACCCATGATATGACTATACTTTGAAGTTTCAATTCTCTTACCGAGAATATTGCTGAATGCTTCAACTAATCCCCGATTTCTGGCAGTAGCTCCAAGAAAGATTATTGGTTCTTCAATAGGACGATTTTGAACAACACGATGAAGATAATTCCGACAAACGGCATGTAATAGTGAGGTCACAACTTCCGAGATTGAGACACTATCCACAATTAATTTTTGTGCATCTATCTCCATAAAGACAGTACAACGGTCATTCAGTTTTGGAGCAGCAACGCCACTACTCAATTTTTCAAAATCTTCTAATTTGATATTGAGCATCTGTGCTTGTTCTTCCAAAAACGAACCAGTCCCCGCTGCACAGGCATAGTTCATATTAGCATCTCTCATCCATTTATCATGAACTAAGATGTATTTGGAATCCTGACCACCTATTTCGAATATTGTCCGGACTGTAGGGAATTCTCTGATGGCTCCCTTAAGATGAGCTGTGATCTCATTTAATATCAAATCAGCGCCGGCAAAAGCTCCCACTATTCTCCTGCCACTTCCAGTAGTACCCATTCCCTTAACTACAAACTTAACATTATGGGCTGCCTGATATATATTGATTCCTTTAAGAAGCTTTTGATAGGCAGAAATTGGATTTCCGGCAGTTTTGCGGTAAATATTAAAGAGAATCTCTTTGGTCTCAGAGTTTATCAAAATTCCTTTTGTACTTGTCGAACCAATATCTACACCAAAATAAACTGGTATTTTTGCGTTTTTAATTTGCTTGTCTATGTTGATTTCATTTCCAAACTCATCATAGGATCTATTAACGGATAATTTATTGGCAGTATGAGAGCTAAAGACGAGTTTCTTTTCATAGGCAATATTGTTTCCAGCAGATAATCCTTCAAATGAACTTGTGGAGATATTGTTAGCTTGCAGGTATTTAATACCGCTATGTGCTATAAAGCTCTCTGGTTTATCAGGGATTACTAAATCATTGTTATCTAACAGTTGAGAAAAGTAATGAAAAAAAAGAGGATTACGAATTAACCCACCAATTATCATAATTTTTCCATGTAAAGATGTTCCACGCAAAAGAGTTGCATAACATGATTCAGCCATACCTTTGACAAGACCGTTCCATAGTTCATCAATAGTATACCCTTCTTGTTGCCGGTGGATCAGATCACTTTTCGCAAAAACAGCACAACGACTCGCTATTACAGGTATTCGATTAGTTGGTTTTATTTGTTCAATATCAGAAAAAGAGAGATCCATGCGCAACATCTGCTGGTCTAAAAATGATCCGGTTCCTGAAGCGCATAATGAATTAGTCTGAAACCGGTGAAATTTACCATCTCTAATTTCCAATAAGGAGAGAGAAGTAGCACCAATATCGATAATAAAAGAAACACCATTGCTTTGTTTATTTAGATACCCTATTACAGGAATAGTCCAATCAATCGGGATGAATCTTTTATCATCCGAGAGTATTTTAAGATACTTTCCGGTTACCAAACCTCTGATATCATTGTTTGCATTTCTTTCTAAAAGTTTGGCAATCTCTTTAGCCGGATTGGAATAATGTTCTTGGAGGACATATTGGTGCGATTTTCCCTCATCAGATATAACTGCTTTTAAAGTTTTGGTTCCTATATCACAGCTAATAAACTTCATTATCTTATTCTACTTCTCTATCAAAGAATATATAATTTGACGTCTAACAAGGTATTTCTATGTTATTATATTTCAAAGAGTCTCAATTTTTTCTATCAAACCGGGGTGATCCATTCTACTATAATTTACTTCACGAGAGACCGGTTCAATTATCATATCTTCTTCTGGGAATGATTTCAACATCTCAATTAATTCAGTCTGATTTGAATTGAAAAGCCAGGCATGAATCTGTTCCGGACGGAAAATGACCGGCATTCGATTATGAATTGGTTGCAGTTTTTCATTGGCGTTGGCAGTAATTATGGTAAAATTATTCGGCATAGTATGATTCTCGACTTTTGGGCTGTTCCATATTCCGGCAAAAAAGATCAATGGAAGGTCCTTTACTCTGATGAAGAATGGTTGTCTGTCTGATTTCCGCCATTCATAAAAGCCGTTAGCCGGTATCAAGCATCGCCGATATTTAAATGAGTTTTTAAACATCGGTTTAGTTGTGATAGTTTCCGATTTAGCATTGATCACAGAGAAGGCATTTTTTTCTTTATCTGTCGAATAAGAGAAGTTAGGAATTAAACCCCATTTTTGAAGATCTATCACCGGAGTTTTAGAGTTTTTTATCAAGACGGGTATCATCATACTTGGAGAGATGTTATAATGCGGTGACCATTCAATATCACTATCAATCAGGTCAGCATATTCCAGGATAACTTTGATATTGGAAAAAAGGGCAAAACGACCACACATAAGATCTCCTATGCCTTAACCTTTAGCAGTTCTTGCCAACATGTCGTGTATCTGGGAGAGAGCATCTCCCTTCTCATTTGCCATTCTTGTTTTATTCCGGCACCGGCAAAAGTTATAGCTCCCGTTCCCCATTTCCTATTGATTCTATCCATACAATGCATTATTTGGGAACGTCTATCTTCAGGATAAGCAGTTTCAAACAGGTCTATTGGTGCTTCGTCTTCAGGAATTATATCTGTTATCATGACACCCACTTTCTTATATCTGAATCCTTCCCGATAGATATTGTCCAGAATCTGACCGGCAATTTTAATGAAATCAGGAGGGTATGCTGAGTAACCTGATAACTTTAACTCTCGATAGTTGGCATATTGCGGTTCGTTCTTAAAGGGATTGGTTGTTAAATAGAGCAATAGGCGACGAGCTAATGATTTTTGCTGTCTGAGTTTAGAAACTGCGTTTAAACAATATGAAGCAGCTGCTTCGTGTAAATCCTCTATCTTATCAATACTTTTACCGAAAGACTTAGAAGATATGATCCCTTTTTTGGGCTCATTCACCAACTCCATATTGAGACAAGAATTACCTCGTAACTCTTCTACAGTCTTTAATCCGACTATTGTCATCTTGCTCTTTATCCAGTCATTTGGTTGTTGTGTTAACTCCCAGGCATTATAGATACCGTTTTTCTTCAACATCTTCGAATAACGATATCCGATACCCCAGATATCTTCTACTGGTGTTTGATGAAGTAGTTCTGTTGTTTTATCAGGATCAGTGAGCACAAAAACACCTTGTTCAGTCAGTGCTTTTTTGGCTACTTTGTTGGCTATCTTGGCAAGAGTCTTTGTAGGAGCAATCCCAACCGATATGGGAATACCGGTACATTGACGAATAGTGTTTCGAATGGTATGTCCATAAGCTCGGATGTCTGATATCTCCATTTTAGAGAGAGAAAGAAACGCCTCATCTATAGAATAGATCTCGACATCAGGGCTGAAGCGGGAGAGTAAAGACATTACCCTGAATGACATATCACCATAAAGTGAGTAATTTGAAGAAAAAATCGTGATATCATGTTTCTTCAAGAGTTGTTTGATCTTGAAATAGGGAACTCCCCGCTCAATACCCAATTTTTTTAACTCAGGAGAAAGTGCTACTATACAACCGTCATTATTAGAAAGGATACCAACCGGTTTTTTTTCAAGATCTGGTCTGAACGCTCTCTCACAAGAGACATAAAAATGGTTACAATCTATGAGAGCGAAAAGCTCTCGATCGCTCTTCTTATACTTTATGGATGACATAGCTAACAACACCCCAGATAGTCATCTCCATCCAATCTTCTATCTGGATGGAAGGATATGCTTTGTTATCAGGAACCAAAAGGTATCTACCATTGTTAATCTGTAATCTCTTAACGGTTAACTCGCCGTCT from Candidatus Cloacimonadota bacterium includes:
- a CDS encoding Y-family DNA polymerase; the encoded protein is MSSIKYKKSDRELFALIDCNHFYVSCERAFRPDLEKKPVGILSNNDGCIVALSPELKKLGIERGVPYFKIKQLLKKHDITIFSSNYSLYGDMSFRVMSLLSRFSPDVEIYSIDEAFLSLSKMEISDIRAYGHTIRNTIRQCTGIPISVGIAPTKTLAKIANKVAKKALTEQGVFVLTDPDKTTELLHQTPVEDIWGIGYRYSKMLKKNGIYNAWELTQQPNDWIKSKMTIVGLKTVEELRGNSCLNMELVNEPKKGIISSKSFGKSIDKIEDLHEAAASYCLNAVSKLRQQKSLARRLLLYLTTNPFKNEPQYANYRELKLSGYSAYPPDFIKIAGQILDNIYREGFRYKKVGVMITDIIPEDEAPIDLFETAYPEDRRSQIMHCMDRINRKWGTGAITFAGAGIKQEWQMRREMLSPRYTTCWQELLKVKA
- a CDS encoding SOS response-associated peptidase — translated: MCGRFALFSNIKVILEYADLIDSDIEWSPHYNISPSMMIPVLIKNSKTPVIDLQKWGLIPNFSYSTDKEKNAFSVINAKSETITTKPMFKNSFKYRRCLIPANGFYEWRKSDRQPFFIRVKDLPLIFFAGIWNSPKVENHTMPNNFTIITANANEKLQPIHNRMPVIFRPEQIHAWLFNSNQTELIEMLKSFPEEDMIIEPVSREVNYSRMDHPGLIEKIETL